From Mucilaginibacter gotjawali:
TTATATTTTTTGAGTTATATCCTTAAAGTAAAACATTTTTAATACCATTTACCCCATAGGGCGTTAATACTAAAAATGTTAGAAAAAGTAGCTATAATTATTACATCCTTATGAATATTCGCCAAGTTTTAAAAAATGCGTAAAACTACGCAAGCAAAAAAGGTATTTCCCACTATGAAGTTTAATTTTTTGTTGCTATATTTGAAATAAGATTTTGCTTATTAAGCATTATTTGATGTAACTGCCTTTAATACATTTTTACCATGAAACATCTATTACTCTATTTCTTGTTTTTTGTTGGGGCGGCGTTTATCTTTATACAGTGCGCAAAACTTTTCCCGACTAAAAATAAAACTGAAAAACATCAAACAAAAAGCCAACCTGAAAACAGTTTAAGCAACGCAAATAAACAGAACAGAACTGTGGCCATTGCAACCCGCAATTGAAAAATAAAACCGCCTTTTTGCATGCGCAAAGGTGTTTTTTTAAAATTGGGAAAGTTTGATTTTTGGTGTTAAATGTCCGTTAACGATTATTGCAGGTTAGCAACCCGGAGCTGGGTTGATACAATATGCAAAAGCTATTTTATTGAAGTGATTTCAAGCTGCAATCTGCCAGGCGTATAATTATAAACTTTTTATATATCAGCAGCCTATTATTTCCGCCTTATCATTTTTAAACCCGGCCGGGATTTTTTTTTTGAGAGGCAACTCCTGCGCTGGCAGGTGTGGGTAAAAGTAACTTACTAATGGTTTTTAAATGCTGTTTGTCGCAAATATTCAATACTTGATTGAGTGATACCCTAACATAAAAACAATGCATACTGGTACTGCCAGCAACATAAATACCCTTGCCATTTGCATACTGCTTGCATTACCTTCAACAAATACGTTGTACAAATCGGCTTTAAAATTGTTTAATTTGTGTTCCATGAGAATTAATTTTTATTTATCAAATAACTTATCAGCAATATATAATTTATCAAATTATGCCTCTTCTACGGTATAAAAAATAATAAGGTTACATGGGTGATATAAAAAAATTAAAAAAAGTGGGTATAGAGCCAAAAACAAGCCTAAAGCAGTATTTAATTTTACCTAAAAAAAATTTCAGTACTGTAGGCGGGACTGTTTTAAAAGAATAAAAACAAGTCAGGAAGCAAAAATAAATTGCTCAAAAACAAGGCTCTTGCAGGCCGAAATACACTCATTACGTAAAATTGCAGGTAATACCTCTTCGTTTTTGAACCTGAAAACGACGACACCGCCTTCAAAATGGTACTGGATCTGACACTGCAGCCAGTGATTTATGGCCCGTGTTTCTGTCGTATTATTGATAAGCCAGCTATAATTTTCTTCAATTTGCAGGATACGTCCGGTAAATTTCTCTATTATTTTTAAACAGGCTCCGGCATCGTCGCCGATATACAGGATATTATCGTAAGAAAAGCAATTGTTAAAAATAAGTTGATTCATATCAATAGTGTATGCCGGCAATTTATGAGGGATAAATGAAATTACTGTGAAAGCGCCAAAAGCTTGCACAATTGTTACAATACAAACAGATTTCAACAAAAGGACTTTGTTTTTCTATTTATTTGATGAGTAATTGTCGCCGCTCATCTCCGGGCGATAATGTAAGCCTGGCGTTAGCCAATACAGCAATATAACTCTCGAATACCTGAAGTTAAATGGAGAAAGTACAACCCCGATGGTTAATATAACGCTGATATATAGCCATGGATTCTTACTACCCCCGGTTAAAACACTTATCGCTACAGCAAGACCTATCATCTCGGCAACGAACATTGCATAACTGATTAACATCGAAACATAAAAATAGCCGGGCTCCCGTTCAAAGGTTAAGCCGCAATGCGGGCAAGTTTTATTCATCCCCTGCGATTTTAAACCATACATGGGTGCGGTAAACATTTCTCCCCGCCGGCACCGGGGGCAACGGGCGTGCATAATAGCCGGCATGGCCGGCAACGGAATAACCTGTTTATTCATGCTTATGGTGATTTAATATTCCTCTCCTGAAATCTTCAGGCGTTTTACCCTCAAATTTTTTAAAAAACTTTGTGAAATAAGAGTTATCACTAAAGTTCAGCATAAAGGCAATTTCGTTAATATTTAACTGTGGGTTTGTTAGTAATCGTTTCGCTTCCAGCATCATCCTGTTCCTGATAACTTCTCCCGCTGATATACCCAGCAAATCTTTACATACTGCATTTAAATGATTAGGGGTTATATAAAGTAATTCCGCATAGTCTTTGGGTAATTTTATCCTGGTATAATGTTCACCAATCAGTTTTTGAAAATTGCGGAGCAGGGTTTGATTGTAGGATGAAGGCCCCCTGCCGATACCCTTTTTTGTTATGCGGCCAATAGTTATAAACAACTGCAGCATTAATATCCTGATCATGTCGGGTGCGGAATCCTCCTCATGTACAGCTTCATTTACTATTTTTTCAAATAACTCGGCTACTTTTTGGTGGAGGTGATCAGGCAAATCAATAACGGCGGCTTTAACATTCTCACCGAAAAATGAAAAAGTTTCGGGATACGATGGATTTAATAAAAATGACTGGAAGAAAGCAGCTGAAAAATTGATAATATACCCATCGGTAAAACCTTCAAAGTCCCACGAATGAACCTGCCCCGGCACCATAAAATAGATCTGATAGGGTTTTACAAAAAACCTCTCAAAATCAATGGAATGGGTGCCGGCCCCGGTTGTAAAAAGCACAAGGTGATAAAAAGAGTGCCTATGTGCGGCACTAAGGTTTTTATGCTGCGCTAAGTAAGGTGCAAAACGGCTGATGAGTATATCATTCTCCTTAAAATCAGACAAGGTACATATATCAAATACCGGCGTGCTTTGCATAGCACAATGATAGGCACTTTATTACCATTTTAGTGGTATTATTAACTGTTTTTGTGGTATTATTCAATTATCGGCAAAAATATAGTTGCTTTTCTGCGGTGCCTTATTTTGCGGCCCCCATTTATGAATAACATTTTCAAGGCGTTCGATGGTAAAGGGTTTACTTATAAAATCCCTCATACCAGCCTTTTTACATTTAACTTCATCTTCACTTAATACATTGGCAGTCATTGCTATTATCGGAGGTGCGCTGTTCCCATATTTTTCGATAATGCATGCAGCGGCTTCCAGGCCATCCATTTCGGGCATTTGTATATCCATAAAAATGAGATCGTATTTTTTTTGCTCCTGCATTTCAATGGCAATCTTGCCGTTATCAGCTATATCAATCTCATAACCGATCTTATTGAAAGTTTTCCTGGCAATTAACTGGTTCATTTTATTGTCTTCGGCCAGCAATATTTCAAGGGGACGGTACTGGTATCCTTCGCTATTATCGGATCTTTCATCAACAATCTTGTTTACAGACGCCACCGATAACGGCAGACTAAAGCTGAATACCGAACCTTCTGTTTCTTTACTTTCGGCCCAAATCCTGCCGTTCATCATTTCAACGAGTTTTTTGCAGATAGAAAGCCCCAGGCCGGTACCGCCATATTTACGTAACGCTGTATTATTTACCTGCGAAAATGGCTTAAATAATTGCGCCAATGCCTCTTCACTTATCCCTATACCGGTATCTTTAACACTAAAGGTAACCTGTTGTATATTATCCGGATGGCTAATTGCTGAAACCGCCAGGGTAACAAATCCATCGTCGGTAAACTTGATGGCATTTCCTATCAAATTCACCAATATCTGCTGAATCCTGCTTTCATCCATTTTTAAACATTCTGCAACATTTTCGTCTATCAGATAGTGCAGGACGATGTTTTTTCCGTGCGCGGTTACCCCGGGCTGGCTTATTTCAAACACTGTTTTTATACACGTCCTGATATTTGCAGGTTTGGGATGCAAAGTAAGCTTATCAGCTTCAATCTTTGACAGGTCAAGGATATCGCTAATGATGTTAATCAAAAGGTTACTGCTTGACTGCAGCGTTTGCAACAATTCATGCTGCTCTAATGACAAATCCGACAGCGTCAGCAACTGGGCTGCACCAATAATTCCATTTAAGGGGGTGCGTATTTCGT
This genomic window contains:
- a CDS encoding DUF983 domain-containing protein, translating into MNKQVIPLPAMPAIMHARCPRCRRGEMFTAPMYGLKSQGMNKTCPHCGLTFEREPGYFYVSMLISYAMFVAEMIGLAVAISVLTGGSKNPWLYISVILTIGVVLSPFNFRYSRVILLYWLTPGLHYRPEMSGDNYSSNK
- a CDS encoding AraC family transcriptional regulator, with product MQSTPVFDICTLSDFKENDILISRFAPYLAQHKNLSAAHRHSFYHLVLFTTGAGTHSIDFERFFVKPYQIYFMVPGQVHSWDFEGFTDGYIINFSAAFFQSFLLNPSYPETFSFFGENVKAAVIDLPDHLHQKVAELFEKIVNEAVHEEDSAPDMIRILMLQLFITIGRITKKGIGRGPSSYNQTLLRNFQKLIGEHYTRIKLPKDYAELLYITPNHLNAVCKDLLGISAGEVIRNRMMLEAKRLLTNPQLNINEIAFMLNFSDNSYFTKFFKKFEGKTPEDFRRGILNHHKHE
- a CDS encoding ATP-binding protein; the protein is MKLVEKISHFVGFDNPELSLENKLFNAICLLLGFSLLTGLINNILLGFPILLIFVELFIGSFCALAFYRSRYVAYKENMSIGFITLGILAFIPGWFFNGGIEGSSVLSGVFLVVLIIILLKRKYHLFFIAFLMIVFFACYYLEKHFPGLTIPVKSKAQKEADIISSALSNILYAGLLISFLKRSHEKDKLRLIKQSEQLQSSQIELSAAKDQAEGATIAKSNFLANMSHEIRTPLNGIIGAAQLLTLSDLSLEQHELLQTLQSSSNLLINIISDILDLSKIEADKLTLHPKPANIRTCIKTVFEISQPGVTAHGKNIVLHYLIDENVAECLKMDESRIQQILVNLIGNAIKFTDDGFVTLAVSAISHPDNIQQVTFSVKDTGIGISEEALAQLFKPFSQVNNTALRKYGGTGLGLSICKKLVEMMNGRIWAESKETEGSVFSFSLPLSVASVNKIVDERSDNSEGYQYRPLEILLAEDNKMNQLIARKTFNKIGYEIDIADNGKIAIEMQEQKKYDLIFMDIQMPEMDGLEAAACIIEKYGNSAPPIIAMTANVLSEDEVKCKKAGMRDFISKPFTIERLENVIHKWGPQNKAPQKSNYIFADN